From a region of the Deltaproteobacteria bacterium genome:
- a CDS encoding MFS transporter: MKVSDLFKVKNKEIRALHLTWIAFFITFYVWFNMAPLATTMLKELDFLTKKHLKLFAICNVALTIPGRILVGMLLDKYGPRRVFSILMVVMSIPALTFAFGNSTVQLLVSRLVLSVVGAGFVVGIHMTALWFKPRDIGFAEGFYAGWGNFGSAAAALTIPTIAFNVYGGPNGWRYAMATTGVIMAVYGVFYWFAIEDGPTGKMMHKPKKVAAMEVSSYFDMFKYILFTIPLFGILSVLVWKLGKLGFLSGGGLIAAHCVVAGVVLYQIAQILRVNLPILKKGVPEDDRYNWNQVASLNTTYFCNFGAELAVVSMLPTFFEETFTLTPTWAGVIASSFAFVNLIARPLGGVLSDSLNSRKLVMCLYMLGISLGFTGMGFITSGWPLALAVALTIACSMFVQGAEGATFAVIPTVKRRLTGQISGMAGAYGNVGAVFYLTALTLVESNTFFFVVGGGAFFSFLFCSIFLKEPHGAFAEEYHLSSVDKEQMAEAGH; the protein is encoded by the coding sequence ATGAAGGTCTCAGATCTTTTTAAGGTAAAAAATAAGGAAATCAGGGCGTTGCACCTTACATGGATCGCGTTCTTTATTACCTTTTACGTATGGTTTAATATGGCGCCGCTGGCAACGACCATGTTGAAGGAACTTGACTTTTTAACCAAGAAGCATCTCAAGCTCTTTGCCATATGCAATGTTGCATTGACAATTCCCGGCCGTATTCTCGTTGGTATGCTTCTCGATAAATACGGACCAAGGAGGGTTTTTTCAATACTTATGGTTGTTATGTCAATACCGGCGCTCACTTTTGCATTCGGTAATTCGACAGTTCAACTGCTTGTTTCACGTCTCGTGCTCAGTGTGGTCGGCGCCGGTTTTGTTGTCGGTATCCATATGACGGCTCTCTGGTTTAAGCCGAGAGATATCGGTTTTGCCGAAGGCTTTTATGCCGGCTGGGGTAACTTCGGTTCTGCGGCTGCCGCTTTGACGATCCCCACCATTGCATTTAATGTCTATGGCGGGCCTAATGGCTGGCGTTATGCCATGGCGACAACGGGTGTAATTATGGCTGTTTATGGTGTCTTTTACTGGTTTGCCATTGAGGATGGTCCTACGGGCAAGATGATGCACAAGCCGAAGAAAGTAGCTGCCATGGAGGTCAGTTCCTATTTTGATATGTTCAAATATATCCTTTTCACCATTCCGCTTTTCGGCATACTGTCTGTTCTTGTCTGGAAGCTGGGTAAACTGGGCTTCCTCTCCGGTGGTGGACTGATTGCAGCCCATTGCGTTGTAGCGGGTGTCGTTCTCTATCAGATAGCACAGATCCTCCGGGTCAACCTGCCCATACTTAAAAAGGGTGTGCCTGAAGATGACCGATATAACTGGAATCAGGTGGCTTCACTTAATACGACCTATTTCTGTAACTTCGGCGCTGAACTTGCTGTTGTTTCCATGCTTCCCACCTTTTTTGAGGAAACATTTACACTGACGCCCACATGGGCTGGTGTCATTGCGTCGTCCTTTGCCTTTGTTAACCTCATTGCAAGACCTTTGGGTGGTGTTTTGTCTGATAGCCTGAACAGCAGAAAGCTGGTCATGTGTCTCTACATGCTCGGTATCAGCCTCGGCTTCACAGGCATGGGCTTTATCACTTCCGGCTGGCCGCTTGCGCTTGCTGTTGCCCTTACTATTGCTTGTTCCATGTTTGTTCAGGGAGCGGAAGGGGCCACTTTCGCCGTTATTCCAACCGTTAAGCGCCGCCTTACGGGGCAGATTTCCGGTATGGCCGGAGCTTACGGTAATGTTGGCGCTGTTTTTTATCTCACTGCGCTTACTCTCGTTGAAAGCAATACCTTCTTCTTTGTTGTCGGTGGCGGGGCTTTCTTCAGTTTCCTCTTCTGTTCAATTTTCCTCAAAGAGCCTCACGGCGCCTTTGCTGAAGAGTATCATCTCTCCTCTGTTGATAAGGAGCAGATGGCGGAAGCGGGGCATTAG
- a CDS encoding PTS sugar transporter subunit IIA, which translates to MIGFVVVTHGNLAAELISTAEMIVGKIEGIKGVPILQSLSQEDAREEISSAIKSVDKGKGVLILTDLFGGTPSNLSISFLEEKKVEVVTGVSLPMLVKLSNVRGNLNLEDMAKLIRSYGRENISIAGELLKGRA; encoded by the coding sequence ATGATAGGTTTTGTAGTTGTCACCCATGGTAATCTTGCTGCCGAATTGATCAGTACGGCAGAGATGATTGTCGGCAAAATTGAAGGAATAAAGGGCGTTCCCATATTGCAATCCCTTTCCCAGGAGGATGCCAGGGAAGAAATATCCTCTGCCATTAAAAGTGTTGATAAAGGGAAAGGCGTTCTTATTCTTACTGACCTTTTCGGTGGAACACCGTCTAATTTAAGTATTTCTTTTCTCGAAGAAAAGAAAGTGGAGGTTGTAACAGGGGTCAGCCTCCCCATGCTGGTAAAATTATCAAACGTAAGAGGAAACTTAAACTTGGAAGATATGGCCAAGCTCATCAGGTCCTATGGCCGTGAAAATATCTCCATTGCAGGTGAACTGCTTAAGGGGAGGGCATAA
- a CDS encoding HPr family phosphocarrier protein, which translates to MVESKELTIKNKLGLHARAAAMLVKTTNSFQSEVYIEKDGQKVNGKSIMGVMMLAAAKGSTIKVEVSGPDAAALLARIEDLVDDLFGEGE; encoded by the coding sequence ATGGTAGAAAGTAAGGAATTAACGATTAAAAATAAACTTGGCCTCCATGCCAGGGCGGCAGCCATGCTGGTGAAGACGACCAACAGTTTTCAATCGGAAGTTTATATTGAAAAAGATGGTCAGAAGGTTAACGGAAAAAGTATTATGGGTGTCATGATGCTTGCCGCAGCCAAGGGAAGCACGATTAAGGTGGAAGTGTCGGGTCCTGACGCCGCCGCCCTTCTTGCCCGGATCGAAGATCTTGTCGATGATTTATTTGGAGAAGGTGAATGA
- a CDS encoding histidine kinase, which produces MRYFPIKRFNRGLIFKLGGGLLLLLIIKLMMIGVGIYSAGHLSGDARAINWAGSERMRSYKMALLINKWLDADKEDRAVLQQKINEEIARFDDILKYLREGERGRGQNRYEESDTFLFFMNFNPLFKKFLNLPGIYEPELKIHVEKVHQMWKKEIKPLILGILNPHSIVPPADNYKKFDHLLNSFVDEVDLLVALLEDSSNRKVKLFKRLQYVFLILTLIVTLMALYVIFLVTKKSVHGLMEGIRAMTASDFSKRVSIISKDEMGELAVGFNFMAEKLEELYGNLEGKVKEKTVALEQRNRELSILYDMVASLNKSLPIDELLDIFLTKLKDYLGIHSSAIRLVDEDGSVRLAASIGLDDGFKSNIAFGECLCGTLVQDEPRLPWELKVVPKEMRFMDCKDCSYRTVVEIPINYRGKLLGLVNLFQNEIREFSDQEKLLAESLNNHLGAAIEYYNLDVKTRKLAIIEERNMLASELHDSIAQALAYLKIQGSLLEGSIKARDYEQALEDLAQIRKGIEKSNADVRELLVHFRTKIDSEGIESTIKKFLSRFRRETGIKTVFRADSDIPPLSPGAEVHLFHIVQEALTNARKYSEATEVKVTVRGNGNFGVTVEDNGKGFCFEEVKLRGPSHVGIDIMKERAIRLGGELSVESKIGNGTCVSLKMC; this is translated from the coding sequence ATGAGATATTTTCCGATAAAACGATTCAATAGAGGACTCATATTCAAGCTTGGTGGGGGCTTGCTCCTTCTGCTTATCATCAAGCTCATGATGATCGGTGTCGGTATTTATTCCGCCGGGCACCTGTCAGGTGATGCAAGGGCTATTAACTGGGCGGGCAGCGAGAGAATGAGAAGCTACAAGATGGCTTTGCTCATTAACAAATGGCTGGATGCTGATAAAGAAGACAGGGCAGTCCTTCAGCAGAAGATCAACGAGGAGATTGCAAGATTCGATGATATTCTAAAGTATTTGAGAGAGGGGGAAAGAGGCAGAGGGCAAAACAGATATGAGGAGTCAGACACCTTTCTGTTCTTTATGAATTTTAACCCCCTCTTTAAAAAGTTCCTGAACCTTCCCGGTATTTATGAGCCCGAACTTAAGATCCATGTAGAAAAAGTTCACCAAATGTGGAAAAAAGAGATCAAACCTCTTATCCTCGGTATTCTCAATCCTCACAGTATCGTACCCCCTGCCGATAATTACAAAAAATTCGATCATTTATTAAACAGTTTTGTCGATGAAGTCGATTTGCTCGTGGCTCTTCTTGAAGACTCCTCCAACAGAAAGGTAAAGCTTTTTAAGCGGCTCCAGTACGTTTTTCTCATTCTTACCCTTATTGTTACCCTTATGGCCCTCTATGTTATTTTTCTCGTAACAAAAAAGTCTGTTCATGGTCTTATGGAAGGGATCAGGGCAATGACGGCCAGTGATTTTTCCAAAAGAGTTTCCATCATTTCCAAAGACGAGATGGGGGAGCTTGCCGTGGGCTTTAATTTTATGGCGGAAAAGCTGGAAGAGCTTTATGGTAACCTGGAAGGGAAGGTGAAGGAAAAGACGGTTGCGCTGGAGCAGAGAAACAGGGAACTTTCCATTCTATATGATATGGTTGCTTCTCTAAATAAGTCCCTTCCCATTGATGAACTTCTGGACATCTTTTTAACGAAACTGAAAGATTACCTGGGGATTCACAGCAGCGCTATCAGACTCGTTGATGAAGATGGTTCCGTCAGGCTGGCGGCAAGTATCGGCCTTGATGACGGGTTTAAATCGAATATTGCCTTTGGTGAATGCCTTTGCGGGACCCTGGTCCAGGATGAGCCCCGCCTTCCCTGGGAGTTGAAAGTAGTGCCCAAAGAGATGAGATTCATGGATTGCAAGGATTGCAGTTACCGTACCGTTGTTGAGATTCCTATTAATTACAGAGGTAAGTTGCTTGGGCTTGTCAACCTCTTCCAGAATGAGATAAGGGAGTTTTCCGATCAGGAGAAGCTCCTCGCAGAAAGCCTGAATAATCACCTCGGCGCGGCCATTGAATATTATAACCTGGATGTGAAAACGAGGAAGCTTGCCATCATAGAAGAGAGAAATATGCTTGCCAGTGAACTTCATGACAGTATTGCCCAGGCCCTGGCCTATCTGAAAATTCAGGGGAGTCTCCTTGAAGGATCTATCAAAGCCAGGGATTATGAGCAGGCGCTTGAAGATTTGGCGCAGATCAGAAAAGGGATTGAAAAGTCCAATGCCGATGTGCGGGAACTGCTGGTTCATTTCAGGACAAAAATTGATTCGGAAGGTATAGAGTCGACTATCAAGAAATTTCTTTCCCGCTTCAGGAGAGAGACAGGTATCAAGACAGTCTTCAGGGCCGATTCCGATATACCGCCCTTGTCGCCGGGAGCGGAAGTTCACCTCTTTCACATCGTCCAGGAGGCGCTCACCAATGCGAGAAAATACTCGGAAGCGACGGAGGTGAAGGTAACCGTAAGAGGAAACGGTAATTTCGGTGTTACTGTTGAGGACAATGGAAAGGGTTTTTGTTTTGAGGAGGTAAAATTGCGGGGGCCTTCTCATGTGGGCATAGATATTATGAAGGAAAGAGCAATTCGTCTCGGGGGAGAACTGTCTGTTGAAAGTAAAATCGGAAACGGTACGTGTGTTAGCCTGAAAATGTGCTGA
- a CDS encoding PTS sugar transporter subunit IIB — MAIVLARIDSRLIHGQVLEGWIPHTGTSMVIVADDKVVANPIQKKVMEMAVPEEIKLKIETVDEAVADLESGLFDSERIMLIFSSPHDAGSACKKGLKCSSVNLGNVNYMAGRRQVTASIALDDDDVRDIRELIDAGVAIDVRSVPGEKPKKIEELVKRYFDICGRDH; from the coding sequence GTGGCAATTGTATTAGCCCGCATCGATAGCCGGCTTATTCACGGGCAGGTCCTTGAGGGCTGGATACCTCATACGGGGACAAGTATGGTTATTGTCGCCGATGATAAGGTCGTTGCCAATCCCATTCAGAAGAAGGTTATGGAAATGGCCGTTCCTGAAGAAATAAAGCTGAAGATTGAGACCGTTGATGAAGCGGTAGCCGATCTTGAGAGCGGTCTCTTTGACAGTGAAAGGATAATGCTTATTTTTTCTTCGCCTCATGATGCCGGCAGCGCCTGCAAAAAAGGGTTGAAGTGTTCTTCGGTGAACCTTGGTAATGTTAATTATATGGCGGGCAGACGGCAGGTAACGGCCAGTATTGCCCTTGATGATGACGATGTGAGGGACATTCGGGAATTGATCGATGCCGGTGTAGCCATTGATGTGAGAAGCGTACCCGGAGAAAAGCCTAAAAAAATCGAAGAGCTTGTTAAACGCTATTTTGATATTTGCGGGAGAGATCATTGA
- a CDS encoding universal stress protein: MKVMICYDGSDVAHEGLEKAIEYFKPQKPEIILLTVTGEALDASMENEEVFEKLEEEQHSVLKEAAEWVASHGLDVDAVLAEGKPQQMIMDAIDKKSPDIVVIARQRKSRFMQHFLGSISAYLVRHAPCHLMIMGPDWKK; the protein is encoded by the coding sequence ATGAAGGTTATGATTTGTTATGATGGTAGTGATGTTGCTCATGAGGGCCTTGAAAAGGCCATTGAGTATTTCAAGCCTCAAAAACCTGAGATTATCCTGCTGACGGTTACCGGCGAAGCGCTGGATGCCAGCATGGAGAATGAAGAGGTTTTTGAGAAGCTTGAAGAGGAACAGCACAGTGTTCTCAAGGAAGCGGCGGAATGGGTTGCTTCCCACGGTCTCGATGTTGATGCCGTTCTTGCTGAAGGGAAACCTCAGCAAATGATTATGGATGCCATAGATAAAAAATCACCGGACATAGTGGTTATTGCCAGGCAGAGAAAAAGCAGGTTTATGCAGCATTTTCTCGGCAGTATAAGCGCTTACCTTGTTCGTCATGCCCCGTGTCATCTCATGATTATGGGACCTGACTGGAAGAAATAG
- a CDS encoding response regulator transcription factor: MDRIKVLLVDDHTLFRDGMKALLSRQESVEIIGEAGSGAEGIEKALELSPDVVLMDLNMPDMTGIEAIRKILEVKPETKILMLTVSEDDEDLFNAVRAGAMGYLLKNVESERLVSSVQQVARGEATVSAALTDRIFAEFRAMSARAQKSENETQKDLLSNREKEILVHISRGESNKEIANVLCIAESTVKIHVQNILKKLNLSSRVQAAVYAVEQSLVPPKKN, translated from the coding sequence ATGGATAGAATAAAAGTTTTGCTTGTTGACGATCATACACTCTTCAGGGATGGTATGAAGGCGCTTCTTAGCAGGCAGGAGTCTGTTGAGATAATCGGTGAGGCCGGCAGTGGCGCCGAAGGAATTGAAAAAGCGCTTGAACTTTCTCCTGATGTCGTTCTTATGGATTTGAATATGCCTGATATGACGGGTATTGAAGCTATCAGGAAAATACTTGAAGTAAAGCCTGAAACAAAGATACTCATGCTTACCGTCTCGGAAGATGATGAAGACCTTTTCAATGCTGTCCGGGCAGGCGCAATGGGCTATCTCCTGAAAAATGTTGAATCGGAACGCCTGGTCAGTTCCGTCCAGCAGGTTGCCCGCGGTGAAGCTACCGTATCAGCGGCGCTGACGGACAGGATATTTGCCGAGTTCAGGGCCATGTCGGCGAGGGCACAGAAAAGTGAAAATGAGACACAGAAAGACCTGCTCAGTAATCGTGAAAAAGAGATCCTTGTTCATATCAGTCGCGGAGAGAGTAATAAAGAGATTGCTAACGTACTCTGTATTGCTGAAAGCACGGTAAAGATCCATGTGCAGAATATTCTTAAAAAGCTTAATCTCAGCAGTCGCGTTCAGGCTGCCGTTTATGCTGTTGAACAGTCTCTTGTGCCACCGAAGAAAAATTAA
- the ptsP gene encoding phosphoenolpyruvate--protein phosphotransferase, with product MTNKPENLIFNGIGISPGIVIGKVRLIDRKKVEVTERKIREKNVEYEVGRFEDAVKKAKKQLIKVKKKVFGEEKKDHLFIIDVHLMMLEDRMLLEDTIRNIRHERINAEWALTMVIDELKKMFQNIDDYYLRERSGDISYVGEMILRNLSGEEHEKISKIEEKVVIVAHDLSPADTAQMNKENIVAFATDIGGKTSHTAIIARALEIPAVGGLEEITGRVKTGDHIIVDGLSGKVIINPGKKLFREYLNKQQRYHYIEKEILKYADLPAVTPDGKRLHIAGNIEIVEEIPSLLSHGAEGIGLYRTEFLYMNRGTLPLEEEHFDTYCDVIEKVSPNPVTIRTLDLGMDKIVPFFESPVELNPALGLRSIRFSLQEREVFKVQLRAILRASAFGSVKIMFPMISGVEEVREAKSILNEAKEELVKEGIAFDKAVETGIMIEVPSATLIADILAKEVDFFSIGTNDLIQYSLAIDRVNEHVAYLYEPLHPAVLRMVKSVVHAGHNAGINVSMCGEMAGDPVYSIVLLGLGLDTLSMSAFSIPRVKKVLRSVSSEEARFIADKAMSLSTAKEIRDYIHGEIKVRFQDDLWEEFNMEMSN from the coding sequence ATGACGAATAAGCCTGAAAACCTGATTTTTAATGGTATCGGTATCTCTCCGGGGATTGTTATCGGGAAGGTGCGTCTCATCGACCGTAAAAAGGTTGAGGTGACGGAGAGAAAGATCAGGGAGAAAAATGTTGAGTATGAAGTCGGCAGGTTTGAAGATGCGGTAAAGAAGGCGAAAAAACAGCTTATAAAGGTAAAAAAGAAGGTCTTCGGCGAGGAAAAAAAGGACCACCTTTTTATTATCGATGTACATCTTATGATGCTCGAAGACAGGATGCTGCTGGAAGATACAATCAGGAATATCAGGCATGAGCGCATCAATGCCGAATGGGCCCTGACTATGGTTATCGATGAGCTGAAGAAAATGTTTCAAAATATTGACGACTATTATCTGCGTGAACGAAGTGGTGATATCAGTTATGTCGGGGAGATGATACTGAGAAATCTTTCAGGAGAAGAGCATGAAAAGATTTCCAAAATTGAAGAAAAGGTGGTTATCGTCGCCCACGACCTGTCACCTGCCGATACGGCACAGATGAATAAGGAGAATATTGTCGCCTTTGCCACCGATATCGGGGGTAAAACATCACATACGGCGATTATTGCAAGGGCTCTTGAAATACCGGCAGTGGGAGGTCTTGAAGAGATTACGGGAAGGGTCAAAACGGGAGATCACATTATTGTTGACGGGCTTTCAGGCAAGGTCATCATCAATCCCGGAAAAAAGCTGTTCAGGGAATACCTTAATAAACAGCAGCGATACCATTACATCGAAAAGGAGATTCTCAAGTATGCCGACCTCCCTGCCGTCACTCCCGACGGCAAGCGGCTTCATATTGCCGGAAACATTGAGATCGTGGAGGAGATCCCTTCTCTTTTGAGTCATGGCGCTGAAGGGATCGGCCTTTACAGGACGGAATTTCTCTACATGAACAGAGGGACTCTGCCCCTGGAAGAGGAGCATTTTGATACCTATTGTGACGTTATTGAAAAGGTGTCTCCCAATCCGGTAACGATCAGGACGCTTGACCTGGGGATGGACAAGATTGTTCCCTTTTTTGAAAGCCCTGTAGAGCTGAACCCGGCCCTGGGATTAAGATCTATCAGGTTTTCATTGCAGGAAAGGGAGGTCTTTAAGGTCCAGCTGAGAGCCATACTCCGGGCAAGCGCTTTCGGCAGTGTAAAAATCATGTTTCCCATGATTTCCGGTGTGGAAGAGGTGAGGGAAGCAAAATCCATTCTCAATGAAGCGAAAGAAGAGCTGGTAAAAGAGGGAATCGCTTTTGATAAAGCTGTCGAGACAGGCATTATGATAGAAGTCCCGTCGGCAACGCTTATTGCCGATATTCTGGCAAAAGAAGTCGACTTTTTCAGTATAGGAACAAATGATCTTATCCAGTATTCACTCGCCATCGACCGAGTGAATGAGCATGTGGCTTATCTCTATGAGCCGCTTCATCCGGCAGTTTTAAGAATGGTAAAGAGCGTTGTTCATGCAGGGCATAATGCAGGCATTAATGTAAGCATGTGTGGAGAAATGGCAGGGGACCCTGTTTATTCCATTGTGCTGCTCGGCCTGGGTCTTGATACGCTCAGCATGAGCGCTTTTTCAATTCCGAGAGTTAAAAAGGTGCTTAGAAGTGTTTCCTCTGAAGAGGCGCGGTTTATCGCCGATAAAGCAATGTCCCTGTCAACGGCAAAAGAGATCCGGGATTATATTCATGGTGAGATTAAGGTGCGTTTCCAGGACGATCTCTGGGAAGAATTCAATATGGAAATGTCAAATTGA
- a CDS encoding PTS system mannose/fructose/sorbose family transporter subunit IID: MNKKILKSVMLRSFLIQGTWNFERMQNLGFCYALLPALTHLYGKDEKIRGPVKRHLEFFNTHPYMAAPVIGAAVKMEEDVARGKMNGEDVNTFKVGVMGSYGAIGDSFFWSTLKPFASLIAVFSSLMDQVLSPFIFLILYNISHFRLRIEGFYLGYNEGIGVIDGMKRFNFPNMMKKIKALTVISSGVLLAVYVSIKPETGFGQYGLIGALVAVVLFGLYYRALKWGVTPQILIYASLAVTAGLSAFV, translated from the coding sequence ATGAATAAAAAAATTCTCAAATCCGTCATGCTGCGTTCCTTTTTGATACAGGGAACCTGGAACTTTGAAAGAATGCAGAATCTCGGTTTCTGTTATGCCCTTTTGCCTGCCCTTACTCATCTTTATGGAAAGGATGAAAAAATCAGAGGGCCTGTTAAAAGGCATCTTGAATTTTTTAATACGCACCCCTATATGGCTGCTCCCGTTATAGGTGCTGCCGTAAAGATGGAAGAGGATGTGGCCCGGGGGAAAATGAATGGTGAAGATGTAAATACTTTTAAGGTGGGTGTCATGGGCTCTTACGGAGCCATTGGCGATTCTTTTTTCTGGAGTACCTTAAAACCCTTTGCTTCCCTCATTGCTGTTTTCTCCTCCCTTATGGATCAGGTTTTATCGCCTTTTATCTTTTTGATTCTATATAATATTTCGCACTTCAGATTGCGTATTGAAGGTTTTTATCTGGGTTATAATGAGGGTATCGGTGTTATAGATGGAATGAAGCGTTTTAACTTTCCCAATATGATGAAGAAAATCAAGGCCCTGACGGTAATATCGTCAGGCGTGCTTTTAGCCGTTTATGTAAGTATTAAACCGGAAACAGGTTTTGGTCAATATGGATTGATCGGCGCTCTTGTGGCAGTCGTCCTTTTTGGGCTATACTACAGGGCGCTCAAATGGGGAGTTACGCCCCAGATACTTATCTATGCTTCGCTTGCAGTTACTGCCGGCCTGTCTGCCTTTGTCTGA
- a CDS encoding PTS sugar transporter subunit IIC: MIVAEIVLISLIGGFISIDRTAAFQIMISRPVVTSPLIGMMLGDVMTGIQAGLIIELLWIGALPVGASVPPDETIVSILVPSLAIWQSRIIGGESFQTLAFALVLTIPLAMLARRLDSRIREKNIASAHAADRFVQEGSMEGVGRECLSGLKRFYFAYSLLIFISLITGAALFPFLYSLLPPFFLKGLERLFYLLPVIGLASLMVSTRVKNSLKFFFLSFTLVFSLFEVF; encoded by the coding sequence TTGATTGTTGCGGAAATAGTGCTCATCTCACTGATTGGCGGTTTTATCTCTATCGACCGGACGGCCGCATTCCAGATAATGATATCACGACCGGTTGTAACGTCACCTCTTATCGGTATGATGCTCGGTGATGTCATGACAGGCATCCAGGCCGGCCTCATTATTGAACTTCTCTGGATCGGAGCGCTGCCCGTGGGAGCATCCGTTCCTCCTGATGAAACAATCGTTTCAATCCTCGTTCCTTCACTTGCTATATGGCAGAGCAGAATAATCGGCGGAGAGAGTTTCCAGACGCTCGCCTTTGCCCTGGTTTTAACAATCCCGCTGGCTATGCTGGCCCGGCGGCTGGATTCCAGAATAAGAGAGAAGAATATTGCTTCGGCCCATGCGGCAGACCGTTTTGTGCAGGAGGGAAGCATGGAAGGGGTGGGAAGAGAATGTTTGAGTGGCCTTAAGAGGTTCTATTTTGCCTATAGCCTGTTAATCTTTATTTCACTGATTACGGGTGCCGCCCTTTTTCCCTTTCTCTACTCACTTTTGCCGCCCTTTTTTCTAAAAGGCCTGGAGCGGCTTTTTTATCTTTTGCCCGTTATTGGGCTGGCTTCACTCATGGTATCGACAAGAGTAAAAAATTCGCTAAAGTTCTTTTTTCTCTCCTTTACCCTTGTTTTTTCTCTTTTTGAGGTTTTTTGA
- the rapZ gene encoding RNase adapter RapZ: MARIVVITGLSGSGKSTAIKALEDLGFYCVDNLPVTLMPKFAELCEESAEANKIGLGVDIRGGEFLKDFPAVLAQLREEGHDLSVIYLESEDDVLVKRFSETRRLHPLAPSGRVLEGIKKERPLLASLKNEASKIVDTSTCNVHQLKRIIVDHVTDLASSENMVLNLASFGFKYGILYEADIIMDARFLPNPNFIESMKDLTGEEKVVSDYVLTSEKGKAFMVRFAALLDFLIPQYMKEGKKYLTIAVGCTGGRHRSVAIIERLGLDFRDGDYTLKITHRDKDRHHL; the protein is encoded by the coding sequence TTGGCCAGAATTGTTGTCATAACGGGGCTCTCAGGGTCAGGGAAAAGTACGGCAATCAAGGCCCTGGAGGACCTCGGATTTTATTGTGTCGATAATTTGCCCGTTACTCTTATGCCAAAGTTTGCCGAACTTTGTGAAGAATCAGCCGAAGCCAACAAGATTGGTCTCGGTGTCGATATAAGAGGTGGAGAATTTTTAAAAGACTTTCCCGCTGTTCTGGCCCAGCTGAGAGAAGAGGGCCATGACCTGTCCGTCATATATCTCGAATCGGAAGATGACGTCCTGGTCAAGCGATTTAGTGAAACGAGGAGGCTTCATCCCCTGGCGCCGTCAGGACGGGTGCTTGAGGGGATAAAAAAAGAGAGGCCTTTGCTGGCGTCTTTAAAAAATGAAGCCAGCAAGATAGTTGACACCTCAACCTGTAACGTTCACCAGTTGAAAAGAATCATCGTTGATCATGTGACGGACCTTGCCTCTTCCGAGAATATGGTACTCAATCTTGCCTCTTTCGGATTCAAATACGGTATACTTTATGAGGCCGATATAATTATGGATGCCAGGTTTCTTCCCAACCCGAACTTTATAGAAAGCATGAAAGATTTAACGGGTGAAGAAAAAGTTGTTTCTGATTATGTGCTTACGTCGGAAAAGGGGAAGGCTTTTATGGTGCGCTTTGCCGCTCTTCTTGACTTCCTCATTCCGCAATATATGAAAGAAGGAAAGAAATATCTGACCATTGCCGTCGGTTGTACCGGCGGAAGGCATCGATCCGTTGCTATCATCGAACGCTTGGGTCTTGATTTCAGGGATGGCGATTATACCCTGAAGATTACTCACAGAGATAAAGACAGACATCACCTTTAA